The following coding sequences lie in one Chitinispirillales bacterium ANBcel5 genomic window:
- the mtnA gene encoding S-methyl-5-thioribose-1-phosphate isomerase: protein MDRLRTIEWKDGAVTLVDQTRLPCELAYLRVETIEQMHEAIKLLKVRGAPAIGIAAAFGLCLALRSFPERGSVHDLVTVFEKNADYLASSRPTAVNLFWAIDRMKARVKQLSAQNLGIAQIKEELLKEAQLILQEDKNTCRAIGEAGLTLLEGKKAILTHCNAGGLATAEYGTALAPVYVAKEQGKTIQVYADETRPLLQGSRITAFELNKAGIPITVICDNMAATVMHKGMIDAVIVGADRIASNGDTANKIGTYGVALIAAAHKIPFYVAAPSTTFDLSIADGTEIPIEERGREEIASFFGKETVPQGVDVFNPAFDVTPANLISAIITEKGVIKQPFKDSIKAVLG from the coding sequence ATGGATCGCTTAAGGACAATTGAGTGGAAAGATGGAGCTGTAACGTTAGTAGATCAGACACGACTTCCCTGCGAACTTGCTTATCTAAGGGTTGAAACAATTGAGCAGATGCATGAAGCCATAAAGCTTTTGAAGGTAAGGGGGGCTCCCGCGATCGGTATCGCTGCGGCTTTTGGGCTTTGCCTTGCACTTCGTTCCTTTCCTGAGCGGGGCTCGGTGCATGATCTGGTGACGGTATTTGAAAAAAATGCCGATTATCTGGCAAGCTCACGTCCTACTGCCGTAAATTTGTTCTGGGCCATAGATCGAATGAAAGCACGAGTTAAACAACTTTCGGCTCAGAACTTAGGAATTGCTCAGATTAAAGAAGAACTTCTTAAGGAAGCACAGCTTATACTACAGGAGGATAAAAACACCTGTAGAGCTATCGGGGAAGCCGGACTTACGCTTCTTGAGGGAAAAAAGGCCATTCTGACTCACTGTAACGCAGGAGGCCTTGCAACTGCTGAATACGGTACCGCCCTTGCCCCTGTCTATGTTGCCAAGGAACAAGGGAAAACCATACAAGTATACGCTGATGAGACCAGACCACTTCTGCAGGGCTCCAGAATCACAGCATTTGAATTGAACAAGGCTGGCATCCCAATCACCGTAATTTGTGATAACATGGCGGCCACTGTAATGCACAAAGGAATGATTGATGCTGTAATCGTAGGGGCTGACAGGATTGCTTCAAATGGTGATACTGCTAACAAGATCGGCACCTATGGGGTGGCACTGATAGCTGCAGCACACAAAATCCCCTTTTATGTCGCGGCTCCATCCACTACCTTCGACCTTTCTATTGCTGATGGAACCGAAATTCCTATTGAAGAGCGGGGCAGGGAAGAGATCGCTTCATTCTTCGGGAAGGAAACTGTGCCACAGGGAGTTGATGTATTCAATCCGGCTTTTGATGTGACCCCGGCAAATCTTATCAGCGCAATCATTACCGAAAAAGGTGTCATAAAACAGCCCTTTAAAGATTCTATTAAGGCTGTGCTTGGATAA
- a CDS encoding cold shock domain-containing protein, producing MDKTHITGTVVLFNDITGTGYIRSDTNSLFKVKHSDLCRSGYKILDEGQRVSFIAVRRDEGLCAEKVEPL from the coding sequence TTGGATAAAACTCACATAACCGGAACAGTAGTATTATTTAATGATATTACCGGCACCGGATATATCAGATCAGACACTAACTCCCTTTTTAAGGTCAAGCACTCTGATCTCTGTCGTAGCGGCTATAAAATCCTGGATGAAGGACAGCGTGTTTCCTTTATTGCGGTCAGAAGAGATGAGGGGCTTTGCGCTGAAAAGGTAGAACCGTTATGA
- a CDS encoding polysaccharide deacetylase family protein: MNLFLAPFLSILAPLVAGAAISAAKNPTNTSLPPGLLFHSIVPKTGIGLSQLSCKCFSEFLTLLKSQNKHTVSVSDLRESIHSINDSVALTFDDGLEDFYTHAFPLLEEKNMKATLFPVASFIGKEVKWDVFGKKRHVSKAMLREISDRGHCIGSHSLTHANLIWLGSKMLKQELLASKQILEDITGKEIDCISFPFGGWNARVWECAKEVGYKSATVYRGHSKATPELLPVYGVYRFDTASEIFKRAFPGSSWSNSRTIALLMSHFSKGSPLWTYRKEYDLWHRS, translated from the coding sequence ATGAACCTTTTTTTAGCACCGTTTCTAAGTATACTTGCCCCTTTGGTTGCAGGAGCAGCTATATCTGCAGCCAAAAACCCCACCAATACCAGTTTGCCACCGGGCTTGCTTTTCCATTCTATAGTTCCCAAAACCGGCATCGGGCTGTCCCAGCTCTCCTGCAAGTGTTTCAGTGAGTTTTTAACTCTTCTTAAGTCTCAAAACAAACATACTGTTTCTGTTTCGGATCTGAGAGAAAGCATTCACTCGATAAATGACTCTGTAGCTCTGACCTTTGATGATGGACTGGAAGATTTCTACACCCACGCATTCCCGCTCCTTGAAGAGAAAAATATGAAAGCCACACTGTTCCCGGTTGCTTCATTTATTGGAAAGGAGGTAAAGTGGGATGTTTTTGGAAAGAAAAGACACGTTTCAAAAGCCATGCTTCGTGAAATCTCCGACAGAGGGCACTGCATAGGGAGTCACTCGTTAACTCACGCTAATCTCATCTGGCTCGGCTCAAAGATGCTAAAACAGGAGCTGCTTGCCTCAAAACAGATACTCGAAGACATAACCGGCAAAGAGATCGACTGTATTTCTTTTCCATTTGGTGGGTGGAACGCACGGGTTTGGGAGTGTGCAAAAGAGGTAGGGTATAAATCCGCAACAGTGTACCGGGGCCATTCAAAAGCAACTCCGGAACTACTGCCGGTGTATGGTGTTTACCGTTTCGATACAGCATCAGAGATCTTTAAGCGTGCGTTTCCCGGCTCTTCATGGTCCAACTCACGAACGATAGCACTACTTATGTCACACTTTTCCAAAGGTTCACCGCTTTGGACATACAGAAAAGAGTACGATTTGTGGCATCGATCATGA